One Brassica oleracea var. oleracea cultivar TO1000 chromosome C7, BOL, whole genome shotgun sequence genomic window carries:
- the LOC106303569 gene encoding thioredoxin M3, chloroplastic isoform X1, protein MAVSSSSMCLNAGRLPPARSISSPSRLFPVTSFSPRSLLISDRRSLVSSSGSGLRFSALCLRDSKAEVTQSSWENSVLKSETPVLVEFYTSWCGPCRMVHRIINEIAGDYAGKLNCYVLDADSDSLVAEEYEIKAVPVVLLFKNGEKRESIMGTMPKEFYISAIERVLNS, encoded by the exons ATGGCGGTTTCTTCTTCGTCTATGTGTTTAAACGCTGGTCGACTGCCCCCAGCTCGATCGATTTCTTCTCCGTCGCGTCTGTTCCCAGTGACTAGCTTCTCCCCTCGCTCCCTACTTATCTCCGATAGACGATCCCTGGTATCTTCATCTGGCTCTGGCCTCCGATTCTCTGCTCTCTGCCTGCGTGATTCCAAAG CTGAAGTTACACAAAGTTCGTGGGAAAACTCGGTCCTGAAAAGCGAAACGCCTGTGCTTGTAGAATTCTACACTAGTTGGTGCGGTCCATGCAGGATGGTCCACCGGATAATAAACGAAATTGCAGGGGACTATGCTGGAAAGCTAAACTGCTATGTCCTGGATGCAGACAGTGACTCGTTGGTGGCTGAAGAGTATGAGATCAAGGCTGTACCTGTAGTGCTCCTCTTCAAGAACGGTGAGAAACGAGAGTCGATCATGGGTACAATGCCCAAAGAGTTTTACATTTCCGCCATTGAAAGAGTTTTGAACTCGTGA
- the LOC106303569 gene encoding thioredoxin M3, chloroplastic isoform X2: protein MAVSSSSMCLNAGRLPPARSISSPSRLFPVTSFSPRSLLISDRRSLVSSSGSGLRFSALCLRDSKAAEVTQSSWENSVLKSETPVLVEFYTSWCGPCRMVHRIINEIAGDYAGKLNCYVLDADSDSLVAEEYEIKAVPVVLLFKNGEKRESIMGTMPKEFYISAIERVLNS, encoded by the exons ATGGCGGTTTCTTCTTCGTCTATGTGTTTAAACGCTGGTCGACTGCCCCCAGCTCGATCGATTTCTTCTCCGTCGCGTCTGTTCCCAGTGACTAGCTTCTCCCCTCGCTCCCTACTTATCTCCGATAGACGATCCCTGGTATCTTCATCTGGCTCTGGCCTCCGATTCTCTGCTCTCTGCCTGCGTGATTCCAAAG CAGCTGAAGTTACACAAAGTTCGTGGGAAAACTCGGTCCTGAAAAGCGAAACGCCTGTGCTTGTAGAATTCTACACTAGTTGGTGCGGTCCATGCAGGATGGTCCACCGGATAATAAACGAAATTGCAGGGGACTATGCTGGAAAGCTAAACTGCTATGTCCTGGATGCAGACAGTGACTCGTTGGTGGCTGAAGAGTATGAGATCAAGGCTGTACCTGTAGTGCTCCTCTTCAAGAACGGTGAGAAACGAGAGTCGATCATGGGTACAATGCCCAAAGAGTTTTACATTTCCGCCATTGAAAGAGTTTTGAACTCGTGA